In Leptotrichia buccalis C-1013-b, the genomic window GGAAAACCGATGACACTTTTACTTATAAATAAACGTGCAACAGTGCAGGTTTGTAATTCAAAAACAAAAAATTTACCTGAAAAGCTGCAAAAAGCTGATGTTGTAGTAGCTGCAGCTGGTTCGCCTAAATTAGTAAAAGGTTCAGATGTAAAAGAAGGCGTTGTTGTAATTGATATTGGAATAAATCGGGTAGACGGTAAAATATGTGGAGATGTGGATTTTGAAGAAGTTTCACAAAAAGCATCATACATTACTCCAGTTCCTGGCGGTGTAGGACCAATGACAATTGCGATGTTAATAAAAAATACATTCAAATCATATAAACAAAAAGTAGGTAAATAAAATTTAAAAATAAATAAAAAGAAAGTGAGAAAATTTATGAAAGATAAAATTAAATTTATTGAAGAACTAGCTAAAAGCATGAATGAAAATAAAATTGAGGCAGTAAAATATGAAGATAATAACTTTGAAATTTCACTGACAAAAAAAAGAAAAGAAAGAAACGTTATTTTAAGTCGAGCTTTATCTCAGCCACAGCCTTTAGCACAAGCACCAGTAAGTACTGAAGAAGAAGTAAAAATTGAAGAAACAGCAGCACCAGCTGAACCAAAAGAAGTAGCTCCTGAAGAAATTTCAGGAACAAAGATTACGTCACCAATGGTTGGAACTTTTTATGCATCACCATCACCAACAGCTGCTCCATTCGTAAAAGAAGGAGATTCTGTAAAAGAAGGTCAGACACTTTGTATTGTAGAAGCAATGAAACTTATGAATGAAGTAAAATCAACAGTTTCAGGAAAAATAAAAAAAGTATTGGTAAAAGATAAAGATAGTATAAAAAAAGGACAGGCGTTATTTATTGTTGAATAGTTTTCTGCTAAAAATATAAATTGAAAAAGAAGGGATAAAATTTGGAAGAGAAGAGGATTTTGTTAGATGTTATTCTGTTATTGGTTCTATTGTTTTTTACATCGTTTTTATCAGCTGCAGAGTCAGCTTTATCATCACTTAAACAAATTCATTTAAAAAGTGATTCAAAAGAAAAGGAAAAAACTAGGGAAAGTGAACTTTTAAAATTTTGGCTGGAAAATCCAAATGAATTACTTACAACACTTTTATTTATAAAGACAATTTCATATTCTTCAATGATTTTCACAGGAATTTACCTAATAAAGAAACTTTATAAGGAAAACCATTATGTAGGAATATCATTTTTTGTATTAATAATGCTGATATTATTATTTTCTGAAATGATACCAAGATTAATTGCCAGAAATAATATTTACGGGGTTTCAAAAACTTTGATAATCCCATTAAACACTCTAAGAATTATTTTAAGACCGTTAATTCGATTATTTATCTATATTTCAAGATTAATTGTTGGTATATTTAAAATAAAAGTAAAGGATCAGATGTTTGAAATAACAGAAGATGAAATTTTGACATTTTTAAAGGCTGGAACGGAAAGCGGTGTATTTGAAGAAGGCGAAGAGGAAATGATTACTAGCATTTTTGAATTTTCTGAAACGACAGTTAAGGAAATACTGACACCACGAAGAGATGTTTTTGCATTAGAAGCAGAAAGTAAAATTGACGATGTATGGAATGAAATTCTGGATCAAGGATTCACACGTATCCCAATTTACACCGAAACAATCGACAAAATTGTAGGAACAGTCCACATGAAAGATTTACTCCGTTACGATAAGCAAACTGGAGAAAATCCGCCAATAAAGGACTTTATGAAAGAAGCCTACTTTGTTCCAATTACAAAGCCTTTAGTAGAACTGCTGGAAGAATTTAAATTAAAGCAGCTTCATATGGCAATAGTTATAGACGAGTACGGAGGAACTCAGGGAATTGTAACAATTGAAGACTTACTGGAAGAAATTGTTGGAGAAATAAGGGATGAGTTTGATCAGGAAGAAGAAAATATTCAGCAAATTCGTGAAAAAATATTCGATATAAAAGGAGACACGCCTATTGAAGAAATCAATGACAAATTGGAAATAGAAATTCCATTATCTGAAGAGTACGACACTATTTCAGGATATATTCAGGATAAGTTGGGAAAAGTTGCTGATGTCTTTGATCAGGTAAAAGGCGATAATTTTGTATTAAAAGTAACTGATGTAGATAATAAGCGTGTTGAAAGAGTAAGAGCGGTTATTATTGAACAGGAAAAAGAAGAATGAGAAAGCAAGGAGAAAAAATGGAAGAAGTTAGACCAAGAATACGTGTAGCAGGAATTCTTGTTGAAAATAATAAAATTTTATTAATTCAACATCATAAGAATAATAAAAAATACTGGTTAATTCCAGGCGGTGGAAATGACTGGGGAGAAACCACAAAACAAGCTCTAATTAGAGAGTACAAAGAAGAAACAAATTTAGATATAGAAGTTGATGAATTTTTATTTTTTTCAGAAACAATTTCACCAAATAAAGAGCGTCATGTTTTAAATCTATTTTTCAAAGTTCATCGTAATAACAAAAACGATGATAATATCCAATTAGGAAATGAAGCAGTTCTTACAGATTTGAAATTTGTAACAAAAGATGAATTAAAATCAATTACTATTTATCCAAATATAAAAGAAAATTTACTAAAAATAGTAAATGGAGAAAAAGTGGGAAATTATTTGGGAAGTTTATGGAATGATTAAAATTTTTATTAATTTATTTTAATCAGATACATTTAATAACAAAAATAGAAAAGAGGAAAAATAAAAAATGACAATAGAAGAAAAAAACAAAATAGAAAACTTAATTCGTTCAGTAGAGGATTTTCCAGAAAAAGGAGTAATTTTTAGAGACATTACAACAGCATTAAAAGATAAAGAAGGACTGGAAATTATCATAAAAGATTTTACAGACAGATACAAGGATAAAGGAATAGATTACGTAGTAGGAGCTGATGCAAGAGGCTTCATTTTCGGAGCTGCAATAGCCTACAATATCGGAGCTGGATTCGTTCCTGCAAGAAAACCGGGGAAATTGCCAGCAGAAGTAGAAAGTGTAGAATATTCATTAGAATACGGTAAAAATAGTATAGAAATTCATAAGGACGCTTTCAAAAAAGGTTCAAAAATACT contains:
- the accB gene encoding acetyl-CoA carboxylase biotin carboxyl carrier protein codes for the protein MKDKIKFIEELAKSMNENKIEAVKYEDNNFEISLTKKRKERNVILSRALSQPQPLAQAPVSTEEEVKIEETAAPAEPKEVAPEEISGTKITSPMVGTFYASPSPTAAPFVKEGDSVKEGQTLCIVEAMKLMNEVKSTVSGKIKKVLVKDKDSIKKGQALFIVE
- a CDS encoding hemolysin family protein, which gives rise to MEEKRILLDVILLLVLLFFTSFLSAAESALSSLKQIHLKSDSKEKEKTRESELLKFWLENPNELLTTLLFIKTISYSSMIFTGIYLIKKLYKENHYVGISFFVLIMLILLFSEMIPRLIARNNIYGVSKTLIIPLNTLRIILRPLIRLFIYISRLIVGIFKIKVKDQMFEITEDEILTFLKAGTESGVFEEGEEEMITSIFEFSETTVKEILTPRRDVFALEAESKIDDVWNEILDQGFTRIPIYTETIDKIVGTVHMKDLLRYDKQTGENPPIKDFMKEAYFVPITKPLVELLEEFKLKQLHMAIVIDEYGGTQGIVTIEDLLEEIVGEIRDEFDQEEENIQQIREKIFDIKGDTPIEEINDKLEIEIPLSEEYDTISGYIQDKLGKVADVFDQVKGDNFVLKVTDVDNKRVERVRAVIIEQEKEE
- a CDS encoding NUDIX domain-containing protein, with amino-acid sequence MRKQGEKMEEVRPRIRVAGILVENNKILLIQHHKNNKKYWLIPGGGNDWGETTKQALIREYKEETNLDIEVDEFLFFSETISPNKERHVLNLFFKVHRNNKNDDNIQLGNEAVLTDLKFVTKDELKSITIYPNIKENLLKIVNGEKVGNYLGSLWND
- a CDS encoding adenine phosphoribosyltransferase encodes the protein MTIEEKNKIENLIRSVEDFPEKGVIFRDITTALKDKEGLEIIIKDFTDRYKDKGIDYVVGADARGFIFGAAIAYNIGAGFVPARKPGKLPAEVESVEYSLEYGKNSIEIHKDAFKKGSKILIVDDLLATGGTAKAMVQLVEKLEAKVYELAFMIELTDLKGRELLEGYDVYSQLKY